In the Campylobacter sp. RM6914 genome, one interval contains:
- a CDS encoding ABC transporter substrate-binding protein — protein sequence MKFLVLLALLFGVLHAQIKVVSTDWTAAEILKFIGYEPSAVGDKNSYKIWVGEPDLGEDVVDLGLRMQPNIERLIKLDPDIVIVPSFFSFNITALAKHLSNTKIIVIDAYKSGNLEENLKEATLEISKLVNKENEAKNLLDGNDKFFNSLSAKVTNLKDDTFAVIQFIDSKRVRIYGTNSIYGITLSKLGLKNALSNEFETNLWDIATIPVTSLFKLPKNTKAIIIKPNPINLKEQIKFNSLFASLDMFKDYVELEPVWGAGAYLSMQKFAKALISLLGDKQ from the coding sequence ATGAAATTTCTTGTTTTACTTGCTCTGCTTTTTGGTGTTTTACACGCACAAATAAAAGTCGTGTCCACCGACTGGACGGCAGCTGAAATTTTAAAATTTATCGGCTATGAGCCAAGTGCCGTTGGTGATAAGAACTCTTATAAAATTTGGGTCGGCGAGCCTGATTTGGGTGAAGATGTCGTTGATCTTGGTCTTAGGATGCAGCCAAATATCGAACGCCTTATAAAGTTAGATCCTGATATCGTCATTGTGCCTTCATTTTTTAGCTTTAACATAACCGCACTTGCCAAACATCTTTCAAATACCAAAATAATAGTGATCGACGCTTATAAAAGCGGAAATTTAGAAGAAAATTTAAAAGAAGCAACACTTGAAATTTCAAAACTCGTAAACAAAGAGAACGAAGCAAAAAATTTGTTAGATGGAAATGATAAATTTTTTAACTCCTTAAGTGCAAAAGTAACAAATTTAAAAGACGATACATTTGCAGTTATACAGTTTATAGATAGCAAAAGAGTTCGAATTTACGGCACTAACAGCATTTATGGTATCACGCTATCCAAGCTTGGTCTAAAAAATGCACTCTCAAATGAATTTGAAACAAATTTATGGGACATAGCAACTATCCCCGTAACCTCGCTGTTTAAACTGCCTAAAAATACAAAAGCCATCATCATAAAACCAAATCCTATAAATTTAAAAGAGCAGATAAAATTTAACTCACTATTTGCCTCTCTTGATATGTTTAAGGACTATGTTGAGCTTGAGCCTGTTTGGGGAGCCGGGGCGTATTTGAGTATGCAAAAATTTGCCAAAGCACTAATCTCTTTACTTGGAGATAAGCAGTGA
- a CDS encoding iron ABC transporter permease, translating to MKNLSITLFVIFALLAAIAVFLEFNALSEYENSIKNLVIFNYTLPRLGVAVLSGAFLALASALMAQITNNPLASDSTLGVSNGAGFMLLVFSLLFPNLVFGDIAAAFLGSVLALSILFLLSLGRGFSVFTTTLSGLIIGLFFSSLSTILIIFFNEESAKVAIWLSGDLAQEGTKNFIFMLGYFLPIFILILIFSRSFELFSLGDSTCKALGVNVTKMRILGLLIAAYLSAIVVAHVGIIGFIGLGACAIVGRFKINSFLLKLFYSGILGALLLGITDALLLIILNLTSINLPSGSVSAFLGAPLLLWMIFYGIKEHESIAKSGESGSGTKEAKSYFIYIVFGILMFCFGFSLFFNFSGFEILSVRFSRVLAALASGIALGVVGVILQRLSQNEMASPELLGINSGVSLGVLAAIFFAPFLSVPLGIVGACAVLGIMVAINYKNGMLPQKVILTGIAIISFVSATWQILLAVGDSRVYNFIAYASGSTYSVTFFHSLLLFGFCVITVIFGIFFSREIEILNLGEVNARAVGVDIFRYRIILFGFCAIMSAIMALSIGPVSFVGLLAPHLASFLGFFKVRAQILAASFLGGVIMLFADFIGRNLITPYEISSGLIATIIGSFYFVIVMRKIR from the coding sequence GTGAAAAACCTTAGTATCACTCTTTTTGTCATATTTGCCCTACTTGCAGCCATTGCTGTATTTTTGGAATTTAACGCCCTAAGCGAATACGAAAACAGCATCAAAAATTTAGTCATCTTTAACTACACATTGCCACGTCTTGGCGTAGCCGTGCTAAGCGGTGCATTTTTGGCGCTTGCTAGTGCTTTAATGGCGCAAATAACTAACAACCCGCTTGCAAGCGACAGCACGCTTGGAGTTTCAAATGGCGCAGGCTTTATGCTTTTAGTCTTTAGCCTTCTTTTTCCAAATTTAGTATTTGGCGATATAGCAGCGGCATTTTTAGGCTCGGTTTTAGCCCTATCCATACTATTTTTACTCTCTTTAGGAAGAGGCTTTTCGGTTTTTACAACCACACTTTCAGGACTTATCATCGGGCTATTTTTTAGCTCTCTTAGCACAATTTTAATTATATTTTTTAACGAAGAGAGTGCAAAAGTAGCCATTTGGTTAAGCGGAGACTTAGCTCAAGAAGGGACTAAAAATTTCATTTTTATGCTCGGTTACTTCCTGCCGATTTTTATACTTATACTTATTTTTTCGCGCTCATTTGAGCTTTTTAGCCTAGGAGATAGCACATGCAAGGCTCTTGGCGTAAATGTTACAAAAATGAGAATTCTAGGACTTTTAATCGCCGCATATCTAAGCGCTATCGTCGTAGCTCATGTAGGCATCATAGGTTTTATAGGACTTGGAGCCTGTGCTATCGTGGGTAGATTTAAGATAAACTCCTTTTTGCTAAAACTTTTTTATAGCGGGATTTTAGGAGCTTTGCTTCTTGGTATCACGGACGCATTGCTGCTTATCATCTTAAACCTAACAAGCATAAATTTACCATCCGGTAGCGTTAGTGCGTTTTTGGGAGCGCCTTTGCTTTTATGGATGATATTTTACGGCATAAAAGAGCATGAGAGCATAGCTAAAAGCGGCGAAAGTGGATCTGGCACAAAAGAAGCTAAGTCATATTTTATCTACATTGTATTTGGTATTTTGATGTTTTGTTTTGGCTTTTCGTTATTTTTTAATTTTAGCGGATTTGAGATCTTGTCGGTTAGATTTAGTAGGGTTTTAGCCGCTCTTGCAAGCGGTATAGCTCTTGGAGTTGTTGGTGTTATCCTGCAACGCCTAAGCCAAAACGAGATGGCGTCCCCGGAGCTTCTTGGTATAAATTCAGGCGTTAGTCTTGGTGTGCTGGCGGCTATATTTTTCGCTCCGTTTTTAAGCGTGCCTCTTGGCATAGTAGGCGCTTGTGCAGTCTTGGGGATCATGGTGGCTATAAACTACAAAAACGGTATGCTTCCGCAAAAAGTGATCTTAACCGGGATCGCCATCATATCGTTTGTAAGTGCGACTTGGCAAATTTTATTAGCCGTTGGCGACAGCAGAGTTTATAACTTTATAGCGTATGCGAGCGGAAGCACCTACTCGGTTACGTTTTTTCACTCTTTGCTACTTTTTGGCTTTTGCGTGATCACGGTTATTTTTGGAATTTTCTTCTCGCGCGAGATAGAAATTTTAAACCTTGGCGAAGTAAACGCTAGAGCTGTTGGGGTTGATATTTTTAGATATAGGATTATTTTGTTTGGATTTTGTGCGATCATGTCAGCGATAATGGCTTTAAGTATCGGCCCTGTTAGTTTTGTAGGACTTTTGGCTCCACATTTGGCTAGTTTTTTAGGCTTTTTTAAAGTAAGAGCACAAATTTTAGCCGCCTCATTTTTAGGAGGCGTGATAATGCTGTTTGCCGACTTTATCGGTAGAAATTTGATAACGCCTTATGAAATTTCATCAGGCCTGATCGCAACGATCATCGGATCGTTTTATTTTGTAATTGTAATGAGAAAAATCAGATAA